Proteins found in one Eriocheir sinensis breed Jianghai 21 chromosome 14, ASM2467909v1, whole genome shotgun sequence genomic segment:
- the LOC126998587 gene encoding uncharacterized protein LOC126998587 isoform X44, translating into MKLFVVWTLVLVLGTLGASSMSLTDGADSKGLLKDGTASTTLAKADVDPCRKFDEGVLTDLPKVSDLKSMKTSLESGTNDTIKTMERRVINNTDEAGHLTGNKTVVEKTTETDVQPNRNVSKTTDTQVVIDKEGKESGEKSVTERETLTQTTPDNGILAQTVEVKKVTDEEGNERKEVVIKKEATLQPLTNATVEKPKDDKAATLLPKVGADDQGKNKTETIFSASGKSDGPQKVERTEERKEILPSNITNEVVLKEKEEILPSLNSTKVTSVETKNITEKGDELLKAERTEERKETLSDNKTHVVLVKEKEEKILSQDSTNVTSLESKNVTYEGDGKDVEKETVIQKEVEKNVCNGDIKEVQDERHLNETIEDLKHQVSDVKNMIKEEEAKAKETSATPSQCTEQKAIAAPTIHEGKVITEVVPAVRPVKVVRKVVPAVRPVKVVRKVVPAVRPVKVVRKVVPAVRPVKVVRKVVPAVRPVKIVRRVVPTVRPVKVVRKVVPAVRQVKVVRKGVPSVRQGKVFVVNRVVKHVTPSVVTKRFPVVTQKKVLAKVLPTVTEGNTPVVTEKKVTEKVAPSVKENVVTIPKREEK; encoded by the exons ATGAAGCTCTTTGTAGTGTGGACGCTCGTCTTGGTTCTGGGGACTCTGGGTGCTAGCAGCATGTCGCTGACTGACGGAGCGGACTCCAAGGGGCTCCTAAAGGACGGGACGGCCTCCACTACCCTGGCGAAGGCCGATGTGGACCCTTGCCGAAAATTTGACGAGGGGGTACTCACAGATTTACCCAAGGTGTCTGATCTAAAGAGCATGAAGACAAGTTTAGAAAGTGGCACTAATGACACTATTAAGACCATGGAAAGGAGAGTCATTAATAATACTGATGAAGCGGGGCACTTAACAGGAAACAAGACAGTCGTTGAAAAGACGACAGAGACTGACGTACAGCCCAACCGAAATGTATCAAAGACTACGGATACACAGGTCGTTATTgataaggaaggtaaagaaagtggTGAAAAATCTGTCACAGAGAGAGAAACGCTGACGCAAACCACTCCAGATAACGGGATCTTAGCACAGACGGTGGAGGTAAAAAAGGTCACGGATGAAGAGggcaatgaaagaaaggaagttgTTATAAAAAAGGAAGCAACATTACAGCCTCTTACCAATGCCACTGTAGAAAAGCCGAAGGACGATAAAGCCGCAACTCTTTTACCGAAGGTAGGGGCGGATGACcaaggtaaaaacaaaacagaaactaTATTTAGTGCCTCAGGAAAGAGCGACGGACCTCAGAAAGTGGAacgaacagaggaaagaaaggagattctgcccagcaatataacgaatgaagttgtactgaaagagaaagaagaaatattgccATCACTGAATAGCActaaagtgacatctgtggagacgaAAAATATTACAGAGAAGGGTGATGAACTTCTGAAGGCAGAacgaacagaggaaagaaaggagactcTGTCCGACAACAAAACGCATGTAGTtttagtaaaagagaaagaagaaaaaatactttCACAGGATAGCACTAATGTGACATCCTTGGAAAGTAAGAATGTTACATATGAGGGCgatggaaaagatgtcgagaaagaaactgtaattcaaaaagaagtcgaaaagaatgtgtgtaatgGCGACATCAAAGAGGTTCAAGACGAAAGACATCTTAATGAAACAATTGAAGACTTGAAGCACCAAGTTAGCGACGTGAAAAACATGattaaggaagaagaggcaaaggcTAAAGAAACAAGTGCTACGCCTAGCCAATGCACAGAACAAAAAGCAATTGCCGCCCCTACCATCCACGAAGGGAAGGTCATTACAGAGGTAGTCCCTGCTGTGAGGCCGGtgaaggtcgttagaaaggtagtccctgctgtgaggccggtgaag gtcgttagaaaggtagtccctgcaGTGAGGCCGGtgaag gtcgttagaaaggtagtccctgcaGTGAGGCCGGtgaag gtcgttagaaaggtagtccctgcaGTGAGGCCGGTGAAGATCGTTAGAAGGGTAGTCCCTACTGTGAGGCCTGtgaaggtcgttagaaaggtagtccctgctgtgaggcaagtgaag GTCGTCAGAAAGGGTGTGCCCTCGGTGAGACAAGGAAAAGTCTTCGTTGTGAATCGAGTTGTTAAACACGTCACCCCTTCGGTGGTAACAAAAAGATTCCCCGTTGTGACACAGAAGAAGGTTCTTGCAAAGGTTCTCCCTACGGTGACAGAAGGAAACACCCCCGTTGTTACAGAAAAGAAAGTTACTGAGAAGGTTGCACCCTCTGTCAAGGAAAATGTAGTTACCATtccaaagagggaggaaaagtag
- the LOC126998587 gene encoding uncharacterized protein LOC126998587 isoform X48 → MKLFVVWTLVLVLGTLGASSMSLTDGADSKGLLKDGTASTTLAKADVDPCRKFDEGVLTDLPKVSDLKSMKTSLESGTNDTIKTMERRVINNTDEAGHLTGNKTVVEKTTETDVQPNRNVSKTTDTQVVIDKEGKESGEKSVTERETLTQTTPDNGILAQTVEVKKVTDEEGNERKEVVIKKEATLQPLTNATVEKPKDDKAATLLPKVGADDQGKNKTETIFSASGKSDGPQKVERTEERKEILPSNITNEVVLKEKEEILPSLNSTKVTSVETKNITEKGDELLKAERTEERKETLSDNKTHVVLVKEKEEKILSQDSTNVTSLESKNVTYEGDGKDVEKETVIQKEVEKNVCNGDIKEVQDERHLNETIEDLKHQVSDVKNMIKEEEAKAKETSATPSQCTEQKAIAAPTIHEGKVITEVVPAVRPVKVVRKVVPAVRPVKVVRKVVPAVRPVKVVRKVVPAVRPVKIVRRVVPTVRPVKVVRKVVPAVRQVKVVRKGVPSVRQGKVFVVNRVVKHVTPSVVTKRFPVVTQKKVLAKVLPTVTEGNTPVVTEKKVTEKVAPSVKENVVTIPKREEK, encoded by the exons ATGAAGCTCTTTGTAGTGTGGACGCTCGTCTTGGTTCTGGGGACTCTGGGTGCTAGCAGCATGTCGCTGACTGACGGAGCGGACTCCAAGGGGCTCCTAAAGGACGGGACGGCCTCCACTACCCTGGCGAAGGCCGATGTGGACCCTTGCCGAAAATTTGACGAGGGGGTACTCACAGATTTACCCAAGGTGTCTGATCTAAAGAGCATGAAGACAAGTTTAGAAAGTGGCACTAATGACACTATTAAGACCATGGAAAGGAGAGTCATTAATAATACTGATGAAGCGGGGCACTTAACAGGAAACAAGACAGTCGTTGAAAAGACGACAGAGACTGACGTACAGCCCAACCGAAATGTATCAAAGACTACGGATACACAGGTCGTTATTgataaggaaggtaaagaaagtggTGAAAAATCTGTCACAGAGAGAGAAACGCTGACGCAAACCACTCCAGATAACGGGATCTTAGCACAGACGGTGGAGGTAAAAAAGGTCACGGATGAAGAGggcaatgaaagaaaggaagttgTTATAAAAAAGGAAGCAACATTACAGCCTCTTACCAATGCCACTGTAGAAAAGCCGAAGGACGATAAAGCCGCAACTCTTTTACCGAAGGTAGGGGCGGATGACcaaggtaaaaacaaaacagaaactaTATTTAGTGCCTCAGGAAAGAGCGACGGACCTCAGAAAGTGGAacgaacagaggaaagaaaggagattctgcccagcaatataacgaatgaagttgtactgaaagagaaagaagaaatattgccATCACTGAATAGCActaaagtgacatctgtggagacgaAAAATATTACAGAGAAGGGTGATGAACTTCTGAAGGCAGAacgaacagaggaaagaaaggagactcTGTCCGACAACAAAACGCATGTAGTtttagtaaaagagaaagaagaaaaaatactttCACAGGATAGCACTAATGTGACATCCTTGGAAAGTAAGAATGTTACATATGAGGGCgatggaaaagatgtcgagaaagaaactgtaattcaaaaagaagtcgaaaagaatgtgtgtaatgGCGACATCAAAGAGGTTCAAGACGAAAGACATCTTAATGAAACAATTGAAGACTTGAAGCACCAAGTTAGCGACGTGAAAAACATGattaaggaagaagaggcaaaggcTAAAGAAACAAGTGCTACGCCTAGCCAATGCACAGAACAAAAAGCAATTGCCGCCCCTACCATCCACGAAGGGAAGGTCATTACAGAGGTAGTCCCTGCTGTGAGGCCGGtgaaggtcgttagaaaggtagtccctgctgtgaggccggtgaag gtcgttagaaaggtagtccctgcaGTGAGGCCGGtgaag gtcgttagaaaggtagtccctgctgtAAGGCCGGtgaag ATCGTTAGAAGGGTAGTCCCTACTGTGAGGCCTGtgaaggtcgttagaaaggtagtccctgctgtgaggcaagtgaag GTCGTCAGAAAGGGTGTGCCCTCGGTGAGACAAGGAAAAGTCTTCGTTGTGAATCGAGTTGTTAAACACGTCACCCCTTCGGTGGTAACAAAAAGATTCCCCGTTGTGACACAGAAGAAGGTTCTTGCAAAGGTTCTCCCTACGGTGACAGAAGGAAACACCCCCGTTGTTACAGAAAAGAAAGTTACTGAGAAGGTTGCACCCTCTGTCAAGGAAAATGTAGTTACCATtccaaagagggaggaaaagtag
- the LOC126998587 gene encoding uncharacterized protein LOC126998587 isoform X12 — translation MKLFVVWTLVLVLGTLGASSMSLTDGADSKGLLKDGTASTTLAKADVDPCRKFDEGVLTDLPKVSDLKSMKTSLESGTNDTIKTMERRVINNTDEAGHLTGNKTVVEKTTETDVQPNRNVSKTTDTQVVIDKEGKESGEKSVTERETLTQTTPDNGILAQTVEVKKVTDEEGNERKEVVIKKEATLQPLTNATVEKPKDDKAATLLPKVGADDQGKNKTETIFSASGKSDGPQKVERTEERKEILPSNITNEVVLKEKEEILPSLNSTKVTSVETKNITEKGDELLKAERTEERKETLSDNKTHVVLVKEKEEKILSQDSTNVTSLESKNVTYEGDGKDVEKETVIQKEVEKNVCNGDIKEVQDERHLNETIEDLKHQVSDVKNMIKEEEAKAKETSATPSQCTEQKAIAAPTIHEGKVITEVVPAVRPVKVVRKVVPAVRPVKVVRKVVPAVRPVKVVRKVVPAVRPVKVVRKVVPAVRPVKVVRKVVPAVRPVKVVRKVIPAVRPVKVVRKVVPAVRPVKIVRRVVPTVRPVKVVRKVVPAVRQVKVVRKGVPSVRQGKVFVVNRVVKHVTPSVVTKRFPVVTQKKVLAKVLPTVTEGNTPVVTEKKVTEKVAPSVKENVVTIPKREEK, via the exons ATGAAGCTCTTTGTAGTGTGGACGCTCGTCTTGGTTCTGGGGACTCTGGGTGCTAGCAGCATGTCGCTGACTGACGGAGCGGACTCCAAGGGGCTCCTAAAGGACGGGACGGCCTCCACTACCCTGGCGAAGGCCGATGTGGACCCTTGCCGAAAATTTGACGAGGGGGTACTCACAGATTTACCCAAGGTGTCTGATCTAAAGAGCATGAAGACAAGTTTAGAAAGTGGCACTAATGACACTATTAAGACCATGGAAAGGAGAGTCATTAATAATACTGATGAAGCGGGGCACTTAACAGGAAACAAGACAGTCGTTGAAAAGACGACAGAGACTGACGTACAGCCCAACCGAAATGTATCAAAGACTACGGATACACAGGTCGTTATTgataaggaaggtaaagaaagtggTGAAAAATCTGTCACAGAGAGAGAAACGCTGACGCAAACCACTCCAGATAACGGGATCTTAGCACAGACGGTGGAGGTAAAAAAGGTCACGGATGAAGAGggcaatgaaagaaaggaagttgTTATAAAAAAGGAAGCAACATTACAGCCTCTTACCAATGCCACTGTAGAAAAGCCGAAGGACGATAAAGCCGCAACTCTTTTACCGAAGGTAGGGGCGGATGACcaaggtaaaaacaaaacagaaactaTATTTAGTGCCTCAGGAAAGAGCGACGGACCTCAGAAAGTGGAacgaacagaggaaagaaaggagattctgcccagcaatataacgaatgaagttgtactgaaagagaaagaagaaatattgccATCACTGAATAGCActaaagtgacatctgtggagacgaAAAATATTACAGAGAAGGGTGATGAACTTCTGAAGGCAGAacgaacagaggaaagaaaggagactcTGTCCGACAACAAAACGCATGTAGTtttagtaaaagagaaagaagaaaaaatactttCACAGGATAGCACTAATGTGACATCCTTGGAAAGTAAGAATGTTACATATGAGGGCgatggaaaagatgtcgagaaagaaactgtaattcaaaaagaagtcgaaaagaatgtgtgtaatgGCGACATCAAAGAGGTTCAAGACGAAAGACATCTTAATGAAACAATTGAAGACTTGAAGCACCAAGTTAGCGACGTGAAAAACATGattaaggaagaagaggcaaaggcTAAAGAAACAAGTGCTACGCCTAGCCAATGCACAGAACAAAAAGCAATTGCCGCCCCTACCATCCACGAAGGGAAGGTCATTACAGAGGTAGTCCCTGCTGTGAGGCCGGtgaaggtcgttagaaaggtagtccctgctgtgaggccggtgaaggtcgttagaaaggtagttCCTGCTGTGAGGCCGGtgaag gtcgttagaaaggtagtccctgctgtgaggccagtgaag gtcgttagaaaggtagttCCTGCTGTGAGGCCAGtgaaggtcgttagaaaggtagtccctgcaGTGAGGCCGGtgaaggtcgttagaaaggtaaTCCCTGCTGTGAGGCCGGtgaaggtcgttagaaaggtagtccctgctgtAAGGCCGGtgaag ATCGTTAGAAGGGTAGTCCCTACTGTGAGGCCTGtgaaggtcgttagaaaggtagtccctgctgtgaggcaagtgaag GTCGTCAGAAAGGGTGTGCCCTCGGTGAGACAAGGAAAAGTCTTCGTTGTGAATCGAGTTGTTAAACACGTCACCCCTTCGGTGGTAACAAAAAGATTCCCCGTTGTGACACAGAAGAAGGTTCTTGCAAAGGTTCTCCCTACGGTGACAGAAGGAAACACCCCCGTTGTTACAGAAAAGAAAGTTACTGAGAAGGTTGCACCCTCTGTCAAGGAAAATGTAGTTACCATtccaaagagggaggaaaagtag
- the LOC126998587 gene encoding uncharacterized protein LOC126998587 isoform X33: MKLFVVWTLVLVLGTLGASSMSLTDGADSKGLLKDGTASTTLAKADVDPCRKFDEGVLTDLPKVSDLKSMKTSLESGTNDTIKTMERRVINNTDEAGHLTGNKTVVEKTTETDVQPNRNVSKTTDTQVVIDKEGKESGEKSVTERETLTQTTPDNGILAQTVEVKKVTDEEGNERKEVVIKKEATLQPLTNATVEKPKDDKAATLLPKVGADDQGKNKTETIFSASGKSDGPQKVERTEERKEILPSNITNEVVLKEKEEILPSLNSTKVTSVETKNITEKGDELLKAERTEERKETLSDNKTHVVLVKEKEEKILSQDSTNVTSLESKNVTYEGDGKDVEKETVIQKEVEKNVCNGDIKEVQDERHLNETIEDLKHQVSDVKNMIKEEEAKAKETSATPSQCTEQKAIAAPTIHEGKVITEVVPAVRPVKVVRKVVPAVRPVKVVRKVVPAVRPVKVVRKVVPAVRPVKVVRKVVPAVRPVKVVRKVVPAVRPVKIVRRVVPTVRPVKVVRKVVPAVRQVKVVRKGVPSVRQGKVFVVNRVVKHVTPSVVTKRFPVVTQKKVLAKVLPTVTEGNTPVVTEKKVTEKVAPSVKENVVTIPKREEK; this comes from the exons ATGAAGCTCTTTGTAGTGTGGACGCTCGTCTTGGTTCTGGGGACTCTGGGTGCTAGCAGCATGTCGCTGACTGACGGAGCGGACTCCAAGGGGCTCCTAAAGGACGGGACGGCCTCCACTACCCTGGCGAAGGCCGATGTGGACCCTTGCCGAAAATTTGACGAGGGGGTACTCACAGATTTACCCAAGGTGTCTGATCTAAAGAGCATGAAGACAAGTTTAGAAAGTGGCACTAATGACACTATTAAGACCATGGAAAGGAGAGTCATTAATAATACTGATGAAGCGGGGCACTTAACAGGAAACAAGACAGTCGTTGAAAAGACGACAGAGACTGACGTACAGCCCAACCGAAATGTATCAAAGACTACGGATACACAGGTCGTTATTgataaggaaggtaaagaaagtggTGAAAAATCTGTCACAGAGAGAGAAACGCTGACGCAAACCACTCCAGATAACGGGATCTTAGCACAGACGGTGGAGGTAAAAAAGGTCACGGATGAAGAGggcaatgaaagaaaggaagttgTTATAAAAAAGGAAGCAACATTACAGCCTCTTACCAATGCCACTGTAGAAAAGCCGAAGGACGATAAAGCCGCAACTCTTTTACCGAAGGTAGGGGCGGATGACcaaggtaaaaacaaaacagaaactaTATTTAGTGCCTCAGGAAAGAGCGACGGACCTCAGAAAGTGGAacgaacagaggaaagaaaggagattctgcccagcaatataacgaatgaagttgtactgaaagagaaagaagaaatattgccATCACTGAATAGCActaaagtgacatctgtggagacgaAAAATATTACAGAGAAGGGTGATGAACTTCTGAAGGCAGAacgaacagaggaaagaaaggagactcTGTCCGACAACAAAACGCATGTAGTtttagtaaaagagaaagaagaaaaaatactttCACAGGATAGCACTAATGTGACATCCTTGGAAAGTAAGAATGTTACATATGAGGGCgatggaaaagatgtcgagaaagaaactgtaattcaaaaagaagtcgaaaagaatgtgtgtaatgGCGACATCAAAGAGGTTCAAGACGAAAGACATCTTAATGAAACAATTGAAGACTTGAAGCACCAAGTTAGCGACGTGAAAAACATGattaaggaagaagaggcaaaggcTAAAGAAACAAGTGCTACGCCTAGCCAATGCACAGAACAAAAAGCAATTGCCGCCCCTACCATCCACGAAGGGAAGGTCATTACAGAGGTAGTCCCTGCTGTGAGGCCGGtgaaggtcgttagaaaggtagtccctgctgtgaggccggtgaaggtcgttagaaaggtagttCCTGCTGTGAGGCCGGtgaag gtcgttagaaaggtagtccctgcaGTGAGGCCGGtgaag gtcgttagaaaggtagtccctgcaGTGAGGCCGGtgaag gtcgttagaaaggtagtccctgcaGTGAGGCCGGTGAAGATCGTTAGAAGGGTAGTCCCTACTGTGAGGCCTGtgaaggtcgttagaaaggtagtccctgctgtgaggcaagtgaag GTCGTCAGAAAGGGTGTGCCCTCGGTGAGACAAGGAAAAGTCTTCGTTGTGAATCGAGTTGTTAAACACGTCACCCCTTCGGTGGTAACAAAAAGATTCCCCGTTGTGACACAGAAGAAGGTTCTTGCAAAGGTTCTCCCTACGGTGACAGAAGGAAACACCCCCGTTGTTACAGAAAAGAAAGTTACTGAGAAGGTTGCACCCTCTGTCAAGGAAAATGTAGTTACCATtccaaagagggaggaaaagtag
- the LOC126998587 gene encoding uncharacterized protein LOC126998587 isoform X14: MKLFVVWTLVLVLGTLGASSMSLTDGADSKGLLKDGTASTTLAKADVDPCRKFDEGVLTDLPKVSDLKSMKTSLESGTNDTIKTMERRVINNTDEAGHLTGNKTVVEKTTETDVQPNRNVSKTTDTQVVIDKEGKESGEKSVTERETLTQTTPDNGILAQTVEVKKVTDEEGNERKEVVIKKEATLQPLTNATVEKPKDDKAATLLPKVGADDQGKNKTETIFSASGKSDGPQKVERTEERKEILPSNITNEVVLKEKEEILPSLNSTKVTSVETKNITEKGDELLKAERTEERKETLSDNKTHVVLVKEKEEKILSQDSTNVTSLESKNVTYEGDGKDVEKETVIQKEVEKNVCNGDIKEVQDERHLNETIEDLKHQVSDVKNMIKEEEAKAKETSATPSQCTEQKAIAAPTIHEGKVITEVVPAVRPVKVVRKVVPAVRPVKVVRKVVPAVRPVKVVRKVVPAVRPVKVVRKVVPAVRPVKVVRKVIPAVRPVKVVRKVVPAVRPVKVVRKVVPAVRPVKIVRRVVPTVRPVKVVRKVVPAVRQVKVVRKGVPSVRQGKVFVVNRVVKHVTPSVVTKRFPVVTQKKVLAKVLPTVTEGNTPVVTEKKVTEKVAPSVKENVVTIPKREEK, translated from the exons ATGAAGCTCTTTGTAGTGTGGACGCTCGTCTTGGTTCTGGGGACTCTGGGTGCTAGCAGCATGTCGCTGACTGACGGAGCGGACTCCAAGGGGCTCCTAAAGGACGGGACGGCCTCCACTACCCTGGCGAAGGCCGATGTGGACCCTTGCCGAAAATTTGACGAGGGGGTACTCACAGATTTACCCAAGGTGTCTGATCTAAAGAGCATGAAGACAAGTTTAGAAAGTGGCACTAATGACACTATTAAGACCATGGAAAGGAGAGTCATTAATAATACTGATGAAGCGGGGCACTTAACAGGAAACAAGACAGTCGTTGAAAAGACGACAGAGACTGACGTACAGCCCAACCGAAATGTATCAAAGACTACGGATACACAGGTCGTTATTgataaggaaggtaaagaaagtggTGAAAAATCTGTCACAGAGAGAGAAACGCTGACGCAAACCACTCCAGATAACGGGATCTTAGCACAGACGGTGGAGGTAAAAAAGGTCACGGATGAAGAGggcaatgaaagaaaggaagttgTTATAAAAAAGGAAGCAACATTACAGCCTCTTACCAATGCCACTGTAGAAAAGCCGAAGGACGATAAAGCCGCAACTCTTTTACCGAAGGTAGGGGCGGATGACcaaggtaaaaacaaaacagaaactaTATTTAGTGCCTCAGGAAAGAGCGACGGACCTCAGAAAGTGGAacgaacagaggaaagaaaggagattctgcccagcaatataacgaatgaagttgtactgaaagagaaagaagaaatattgccATCACTGAATAGCActaaagtgacatctgtggagacgaAAAATATTACAGAGAAGGGTGATGAACTTCTGAAGGCAGAacgaacagaggaaagaaaggagactcTGTCCGACAACAAAACGCATGTAGTtttagtaaaagagaaagaagaaaaaatactttCACAGGATAGCACTAATGTGACATCCTTGGAAAGTAAGAATGTTACATATGAGGGCgatggaaaagatgtcgagaaagaaactgtaattcaaaaagaagtcgaaaagaatgtgtgtaatgGCGACATCAAAGAGGTTCAAGACGAAAGACATCTTAATGAAACAATTGAAGACTTGAAGCACCAAGTTAGCGACGTGAAAAACATGattaaggaagaagaggcaaaggcTAAAGAAACAAGTGCTACGCCTAGCCAATGCACAGAACAAAAAGCAATTGCCGCCCCTACCATCCACGAAGGGAAGGTCATTACAGAGGTAGTCCCTGCTGTGAGGCCGGtgaaggtcgttagaaaggtagtccctgctgtgaggccggtgaag gtcgttagaaaggtagttCCTGCAGTGAGGCCGGtgaag gtcgttagaaaggtagtccctgcaGTGAGGCCGGtgaag gtcgttagaaaggtagtccctgcaGTGAGGCCGGtgaaggtcgttagaaaggtaaTCCCTGCTGTGAGGCCGGtgaaggtcgttagaaaggtagtccctgctgtAAGGCCGGtgaaggtcgttagaaaggtagtccctgcaGTGAGGCCGGTGAAGATCGTTAGAAGGGTAGTCCCTACTGTGAGGCCTGtgaaggtcgttagaaaggtagtccctgctgtgaggcaagtgaag GTCGTCAGAAAGGGTGTGCCCTCGGTGAGACAAGGAAAAGTCTTCGTTGTGAATCGAGTTGTTAAACACGTCACCCCTTCGGTGGTAACAAAAAGATTCCCCGTTGTGACACAGAAGAAGGTTCTTGCAAAGGTTCTCCCTACGGTGACAGAAGGAAACACCCCCGTTGTTACAGAAAAGAAAGTTACTGAGAAGGTTGCACCCTCTGTCAAGGAAAATGTAGTTACCATtccaaagagggaggaaaagtag